Genomic window (Candidatus Hydrogenedentota bacterium):
TGATCCTGACAGTCTTCCTGTCGATCCTCTCGATGAGGCACCTGCCGGTTATGATGAATCGCAGCGCGGGCAAGCCAATGGTTTCATGGGCGATCCCGATGTCTTCGATACGTGGGCGACCAGTTCCTTAACGCCGCAAATTGCCAGCCGTTGGGTGGATGATCCCGAGCGCCATGAACGGGTCTTTCCAATGGATATCCGACCGCAAAGTCATGAAATTATACGGACATGGGCATTTTATACTATTGTCAAAGCCTATTTGCACGAGCGAAAAATTCCTTGGCGCAATGTGGTCATCAGCGGATGGATACTCGACCCTGACCGCAAGAAAATGTCCAAGAGCCAAGGCAATGTAGTGACACCGGAACCCTTAATCGACCAGTACGGCGCGGATAGCGTTCGGTATTGGGCAGCGCGGGCGAGACTTGGCGTGGACACAGCCTATGATGAACAAATCTTTAAAGTAGGGAAGAAGCTCTGCACCAAATTATTTAATGCGGCGAAATTTGTCATTGGCCGTTATGAAGGCATCGATAAAAACTTGCTGGCGCCTGAAAATATTACGACGCCTTTGGATCGTGCTGTGATTCAAGAGATGCGTCCCGTGATTACGCGCGCCACCCAAGCTTTCGAAGCCTTTGATTATGCGCAAGCCCTCAGCATTGTTGAGGATTTCTTTTGGCCGATCTTCTGCGATAATTATTTAGAAATGGCGAAGCCGAGAACCTATGATGAAGCGCTGACGCCGGAACGCATTTCCGCGTGTGCCGCGCTGCGCTTGTTATTACGCGCACAGGTACGGATGTTCGCGCCTTTCGTTCCCTATATCAGCGAAGAAATATGGCATTGGGATTTCGCCGAAGATGCGGATATGAACGCCTCCATCCACCTGAGCCCATGGCCAAAGGTTGAAGAGTTCGCCCATGTAGCGCAAGAAACGGAAACCATGGTTTGGGACGCTGCTTTAAAGATTGTTGAGCAGGTGCGCCGCGCCAAAGCAGATGCGAACCTTAGCATGGCGGCTCCGATACAACGGGTTTCCATTGCCGGCGCTTCTTCTTGGAAAAAAGCGGTTGAAGCCGTTGAAGCGGATATTAAACGCTGCCTGCGCATTGAAACATTGGACTTTGTTGAGGATGCTGCGCTTACGGCTGAAATAGAAATTTCCGCCTTCTTCGAATAAAAGAAGGGATTGCCCCAAAGGATATCATGGACAAACTGGAATTAAAAGCGCCGCAGGTAATACCGGAACCGGGCTGGATTGCGCTCCAAGAGTTTCCTGTATTAGGCGAAGGAAGACCCTTTTTAGCAGGTGACAAAGCGGAAAATCGCCTTCGTGTTGCTTATTTCTTACGAGAAAACGATCAGACGGTCTTCGCCTGCGCTTGGTTCGGCTGGGCGGCACAAGGGCCTCCCGGCTATGCCCATGGCGGGAGCATCGCCTCTGTATTTGATGAGGCCATGGGGATGGCCGTATTCTCTCAAGGTGCCTTGGCGTTGTTGGCATCCCTGTCGGTGCAGTATCGAAACAAAATCGCCCTGGGTACAGATACGGTGATAGAAGCGAAGATCCTGCGCCAAGAAGGGCGCAAAATATTTACCTCCGCGGTTATGAGTTCCCAAAATGGCAAGATTCTTTTTGCAGAAGCAGAGGGCTTATATATCAAGCAGGAACGGGAACAGTTAAAAGAAATGTACGCGTAGAGGGGGCAGTCCGGCACAACTGATTATCAGGTATAATTCCAAAAGATACGAACAGCACAGATAGCTTTTCATTCGGAGTAACTCGTGATTGCCAACGCTGATCAGCCCATCAGAACGAAGGTTGCCCTTATTAATCTTCCCCATACGGAAGCCTTGGTGCGCCGCTATATGTGCACCTATAATTCGCCCTTCTTTTTTCCGCCCCTTGAGCTGTTGCAGGCCGCTTCGTGTATACGAAAAGGAACGGGTGCCTCTATTCTATTTATAGACGCTATTGCAGAAAAAATGAATGAGGCGCAAGTAAGCCGTGTGCTCGCAGCAGAACAGCCTGATGTCCTGATTGCTTTACTTGGCGTGGAATCGGTGAGCACGGATTACGCCTGTGCTATTCATTTAGCGCGAACAGTGCCGCACATGCAGCTTGGTCTGTTTGGATATTATGCGACACGCTTTCCAGAGGAATTGTTGCAGGCGCCGGAAGTAGATGTCGTTTTCCGGGGGGATGTGGAAGAGAGTTGTGTGCCTTATGTACTGGCACTTGCGCAGGGGCATTGTCCGGAAAATATTCCGGGTCTCGCCGGCCGCAACAAAGACTCCCAAATCTTCATAAATGAACCTGCCTATATTCATTCTTTTGAACACATCCCTTTTCCCGACTACAGCCTTATCAATCGAAAAAAATATCAGGAAGGTTTTATGCACGGCACTTTCGCAACCCTCCAGATAAGCCGTGGATGTCCCTTTACTTGTGCATATTGTACGAGCCCGCAAGATCAGCGCTATGTCACGCGCAGTGAGGAACAGGTGGTCCAAGAGCTGCAGGAACTTGCCGACCTCGGCGTGAAGGTGCTTCGATTTCTTGATGATACCTTTACTGTGAATAGGCAACGTGTCATTCGTATTTGTAAAGGGATCATAGACAAATAGATTAAACTGAAGTGGAGTTGTCTGTCTCGTGTTGATACCCTTGAAGCGGAAATGCTTTCATGGATGCGTAAAGCCGGATGTGTGCGCGTTATTGTAGGCGTTGAAAGTTATTCTAAGCATGTTTTAGAGAACTATGGTAAAGGCGTTGACCCGCAAAGCATAAACAAACAACTGCAGTTGATACGGGATGCTGGTATAGAGAGCTTTGGATTCATCATTGTGGGCGGTCCTTTCGAAAGCGAAGCAGATTTCAAGGTGACTAAACGCGGCGTGCTTGCTTCATCGCTGGATATGATCGCAGTCAGCAGCATTGCCATCTACGGCGGCAGTGTCATGGCGGAACGTTTCCGCGACGAAATTGAATTTCAACTCATCCCCTATGTGAGTCGATGGCGGGATCCTGCCATTGAAAAAACAGCCCTTGCCCGTGAGCGCAGTCTGTATCGAGCGTTTTATTGTCGGCCATTCACAGCCTTAAAACTCCTTCGGACCATGTTGTTGCATCCTTGGATGTCTCTAAAATTATCGCTGCGATTCCTTCATTTCCAATTCTTGTCGTTACGTTCTCGGGAGCGGCCGGATCTGTTCTAAGACTTTGTATAGAGACAAAAAAAATCACGGCCGCCGTAGCTTTCGGCCGCCGTGAATGCTGTAATTCAAGCAAAGTTGGTTGGTTAAATCTTAGTCGCGCACATACAGGGCGTTCCAGCCGATACCGTCTGCGCCGCCGGTGTGCAACTGCAGCGCGAAGCTGCCCTCGAAAAGTTGTTGATCTGTGTCGGTATAATCGAGTACACGGATGCCGTTGACCCAAGTCGTAATTTTGTTTCCGTCACTGCGCAATTCTATTTCATTCCACTCGCCCACACGCAGCGCTGTTGATTCCATGGTGTTATGATCGGGCTTTACCAGCCATCCTCGTTTATAACTTTCATAGACCCATCCTGAACTGCCGGGGAAACTCGGTTCCACTTCTCCTTGCAGTCCTGCGATCACCGGATATCCGTCATCACGCAAGGTAATCGTTGAATGATAGAAGAGTCCATAATTGCCGTCACCCATGATTCTGAAGCGGCCCCGTACTCGGAAATCTTTAAAGATTTCTTCCGTTGCCAAGTAGCCTTCCGATTGTTTAGGTCCACTTTTGCCCCAGATCACTCCCTCATTAACGCTCCAGTCTTCTTCGCCCCATTCTTTCCATCCATTTAATGAAGTGCCGTCAAAGAGGGCGCGCCAGTTTCCTTCTCGTCCAAAATCTTTCACGCGGATATTGCGATATTCAATTTCGGTGTATTCCTCGGTCGATTCGTAGGGATTGAGTTGTAAGGCGAGATATCCGTTGATAAAGGCTTCATCTTCTATGCTGCATGCGAAAATATCTTGAAGGTAGACTTCAATTTTTGTGCCGCGGGCGATGACACGCACCGTATTCCAGTCCCGTTGTTTCAGCGCTTTTGCAGCCTCTTCCGAAGGTTCTGCCAGATAACCGCGCCCGTTCTCTTCCATGATAATTCCCGTAGCCAGCCGTTTACGTGTTTCCACATTTACTTGGTAGCCGTGCATTTGCCGGGGAGCATCTTCAATGCTTTCTCCGTCTTCCAAGGGCATACGGGGCAGCCAGTGTGAGCGCAGTTGAATGCCGCCGTTCGTCGGTACAGGCGTGCGAAATTCAAAAGAAACCTCACAATCGGCAAACATGGTCTTTTCATAGAACAACCACGCATTCACATCCTTTGCCGCTTTTCCAACAATCACGCCCTCATCGGTAATGCGCCAGTCACCGCTGAGCACACGCCAGCCATCCAGACTGTTTTCAGGCGTGAGGGATTGCCAATCTTGCGCGTAGGTGTTTATTGCACACAACGCCGTTATTACCGCCATGATTATCAATAATCGTTTCATCATCTTTTTTTCCTTGTACTTCTTTGCCCCGCCGGAGGGGCGGCCATATTACAATCCAAGCTATCCACGAATGTGAGGGTACCTTGTCTTCGGGAGAAGGTATTGACGTACCCTGCGTATAGAACAACATAGCGCAAAGATAACGTGCTTCTTCTTGATAAAGACAAAGGCGGTGCTTTTCAGCAGACGATGCTACAGTATACGCCCCCACCTGATTAAGTTCAACTCATCCGATTTCGCCGCCGCAGGTTCAAACTCGAAGATCTAAGTCTCTTTTTCTTGCGTGCGTAAAAATACTTGCGTGCGTAAAAATAAGGGAGGCCCGGATACATCTTTCGGAGAATAGCAATGGGACCATTGAAAACTTGCCGCCTCTTTTTTGGACCATGGTCTGCGTGACTTTTGTGCTGACCATGATCGTTGAATTCCCCTTTGTTCTTGCGGTTCTTTACAGAAGAAACCGACTAGTTTTGAAAGGGGCCGCCGCGAAATTTGTCCTGCATTGCATGGGTTTTACAATGCTATTCTTCCTATAGGGGGCCGGGAAATCCATCTGCATGAGCACGGCTCTTGAAATAGTCCCGGCTTCCGATTTTTTCGTGCAAGAAGACGACGATCTCTATTACATCTCTCTTGACGGGCAACAGGCCATCAAAAGTGATTTGATCGGTACAAAGAACGAGGTGGTCGCCACAATTGATCAGGAGGGCAGAAGTGGTGTAAGCCGAAGAATGGAGACTATATATCTCAATTAACCACTGTGATGCTACTATTTTATTGCAACCCGGTTTATAACACAAAAAAAAACGTCTGTTCTTAAATTCTTCGTAAAAAAGCGGGGTTTTATGAGGATATAAGGCGGCGCTATGGCGAACACTCCGCCCTTGGTTAGCCCATACTCGCCATTTTATGATATAACGTTAAGCGTTTTGAATTATTGGTTGTCACTTAAGAGAGGAGTATTGGATGCCCCGTTATTTTTCGTTTCTTTTGGTTTTAATTGTTGTTTTGGCGGCGCCCTTGTGCTTTGCTAAAGATCTTGATTTAAGCAACGCCGCCGTAAGCAGTGTGAAAAGTTCCAACCCTTCCGCTGTGGAGATTGCAAGTCGCGTCCTTATTGAAGAGACCGAGAAGCGAACGGGCATCTCGTGGCAGGTCGTGGCACCGGGAACAGAGGCAACGCCGCTGATCCAATTGAAGGTGTCCGGTTCCGGGGCTGCGGAAAGCTATAGCATCACCACGGAATCGGATACCGTGGTGCTTTGCGGTGCTGATAAGCGAGGGCTTTTATTTGCCGTAGGCCATTTCCTGCGTACCATGAATTGGGAGCCCGGTGTGGTGACCTTTCCGATAACCAACACGGGCGTATTAAGCCCTGTTTCACCGATTCGAGGCCATCAACTGGGATATCGCTTCCGCGCTAACAGCTATGACACCTGGGATGATGCTCAATATGAACAATATATTCGTGAGCTCATGCTTTTCGGCTGTAACAGCATCGAAAACATTCCCATGGAAGATGATCGTGAAAGCCCGCACATGCCCTTAGACCGGCGCGCCATGAACCGGCGCATGAGCGAGATTTGCCAACAGTATGGCTTGGAGTATTGGGTGTGGACGCCTGCCGTATTCGATTTGTCAGAGAAAGAGAAACGGGCGGCTCATATTGCTGAACATATCCAATTATACAAAGATTGTCCTGAACTGACCGGCGTGTTTTTCCCTGGTGGAGATCCAGGTGCCAATCCTCCGGAATTGGTATTGCCCTTCCTGACCGATCTAAGCAAACCCTTACTCAAATCTCATCCGAAAGCGAAGATATGGTTATCATTGCAATGGTTTGATGAGAAGCAATGTAAAGATATTTACGCATGGATAGAACGAGAACGTCCCGCTTGGTTTGGCGGTTTGGTGTCGGGTCCGAGCAGTCCTTCTGCCGAAGAATCCCGTCCGATTCTCAGTGACGTCTATCCGATTCGTGATTATCCCGATATTACGCATACCGTCCGCTGCCAGTTCCCCGTTCCTTGGTGGGATCCCGCCTTTGCTATGACCCTCGGCCGCGAATGTATCAATCCCCGTCCTGTTTTCTACACCCTTGTTCATAATTACTATGCGCCCTATACAACAGGATTCATCACCTATTCCGACGGTATTCATGATGACGTGAACAAGACGATCTGGTCGGCTCTTGGCTGGGATCCCACCGTCACACCCCGTGATACCCTTATCGACTACGCGCGCTTTTTCTTTAGCTCCAAACATGCCGAAGCCATTGCCGACGGTATTCTCGCCCAAGAAAAGAATTGGGAAGGACCTTTGGCTGAAAATGGCAGTGTAGACGCTACCTTTGCGTTGTGGCGTCAGCTTGAAGATGCCCTGCCCGAACTGGCCGATAATTGGCGTTGGCAGATGCTTCTCGTACGCGCTTACTATGACTGCTACACACGCAAACGGTTGCTCTATGAGACTGGTCTTGAAGAAAAAGTGAATACCTTGTTGCTCTCAGCCAAGGATACCGGAGCCGTGGCAGCCATTGATGCGTCCATGGCGGTGCTGGAGCGGGCGGTCTCCGAGAATATAGCGCCTGAAATGCAAGAACGTATTATTGCTTTATATGACGCCCTCTTCCACTCGATCGGGCTGAAATCCAGTGTTGATAAATATCAAGCTTCAGGCTATGAACGGGGCTGCAGCTTAGATTTCTTGGATTCTCCGCTCAACAACCGTTGGTTTTTAGAGGATGAATTTCAAGCCATCCGCGTGTTGCCCGATGAATCAGCGCGCCTGGCGGCACTGCAAAAACTCGCCACATGGGAGAATCCCGGTCCCGGTTCTTTCTATGACGATGTCGGCGATCCAGGAAAATCACCTCATGTGAAGCGTCTTGAAAACCTGAATCTGGAACCGATCAATGTACTCGACAATTGTCCCGGTTTCTCGTGGTGGGACACGGGATTCAGCAGAAAACGCCTGTCTTGGCAGCACACCTTGAATTTCCCCATGACCATGGTTTACACCGGTCTGGATCCGGAAGCGGAATATGTTCTGCGTATGACCGGCACCGGCTTTGCCAATATTCAGGCTGATGGCTATGCCCTTACGCCTTCCATTGCAACGGAAAACCTCGAAGAAATTAAGGAATATCCCATTCCCAAGTTACTCACAGCCGATCAAGCGCTCACGGTGAATTGGGTTCCGGAAGAGCAATCTGAGCTCAACTGGCGCAAACATTCTACCGTGGCGGAAGTTTGGCTTATAAAACGCTAATGAACATGATACTGTATCCAGCCCCGAAGATCGCAGATCCATAAGATGGAGCGGATCGAGGTCGGTACACTTACATTAATCTCCCGTGCAGGGCGTGTCCTGTTCACTGAAAGGCAGTTGCCATGAAAATTCTTCATCTGGTGCCCGGCAGTGGCGGCACTTTTTACTGTCAGAATTGTTTGCGCGATCATCTGTTGATCCGATCCTTGCGTCAGCATGGGCATGATGTTGTACTCGTGCCGCTGTATTTGCCCATGTATGGCGGAGCCACCGCAGCGGATACTGATGTGCCCTTATTTTTCGGAGGCATCAGCGTCTTTGTACGCGAGAAAGTTCCCTTTTTAAGGCGGATGCCGGACTGGCTCGACAGACTGCTGAACCTTCCCGTGCTATTGCGACAGGCGGCGGCACGAGAAGGCACGACCAACGCCGCCGGACTCGGTTCTATGACCCTGTCCATGCTGGAAGGGCGGCAAGGCAATCAAAAACAGGAATTTGACCGCTTCCTGCAGTGGCTGTCCACGCAGCCCAAGCCCGATCTGATCCACATTTCCAATGCCCTGTTGTTGGGCTTTGTTCCGGCATTGCGTGAAGCGCTCAATTGCCCCATTGTCTGTTCTTTACAAGATGAAGAGCCTTGGGTAAATACGATGAACGCCCCTTACGATAAGTTGTGCTGGGAAGCTATGGCGCGTCATGGCCGTGAGGTGACTCATTTCGTTTCCACCAGTCATTGGTATGGGGAGCGGATGATTAAACAAATGGATCTCAGGCCGGAACAACACCGTGTTATTTATCCGGGCATTGACTTGCCGTCGGAAAAACCAACCTTCCAATCTGCAGAGCCGCCCCTTGTTGGATATTTATCGCGGCTCAATCCGTCGCAAGGTTTTGAAGAGGTGGTGCAAGCCTTTATAGGCTTAAAGCAAGAAGAGGAGTTGGCGTCATTGCGGCTCCGTGCCACAGGCGGCGCAACACCGGCTGATCTTTCCTTCATGGAAAATATGGAACGTCGCCTGTCCGACGCGGGCTTTTTGGGGGACACCGAAATCACCTGGGATTTTCAATCTGCCCCCGACGCTGCTTTCTTTCAAGGACTCAGCGTTATGACCGCGCCTGTTCGCGGCGGTGAAGCCTTTGGCATGCATATCATTGAGGCCTTATCTCGTGCGATTCCGGTTGTGCAACCTCATGTCAGTGCCTATCCTGAGATTGTCGAAGCTTCCGGCGGCGGACTGCTTTATGATCCTGAGGAAGCAGGCGCTTTTGAAGATGCCCTGCGCGAAGTACTCACCAATCCTGCGCGATCTAAAGAGATGGGGGAAGCGGGCTACGCCTACGCGTGCGAAGCCTTCAGCGTGGAGCGTATGGCACGAGATACGATTGCCCTTTACGAAGAGGCCTACGACGCCTCCGCATAAGCTTGACGCTTTTTAGACAAGCACGAGATACA
Coding sequences:
- a CDS encoding PaaI family thioesterase codes for the protein MDKLELKAPQVIPEPGWIALQEFPVLGEGRPFLAGDKAENRLRVAYFLRENDQTVFACAWFGWAAQGPPGYAHGGSIASVFDEAMGMAVFSQGALALLASLSVQYRNKIALGTDTVIEAKILRQEGRKIFTSAVMSSQNGKILFAEAEGLYIKQEREQLKEMYA
- a CDS encoding radical SAM protein → MIANADQPIRTKVALINLPHTEALVRRYMCTYNSPFFFPPLELLQAASCIRKGTGASILFIDAIAEKMNEAQVSRVLAAEQPDVLIALLGVESVSTDYACAIHLARTVPHMQLGLFGYYATRFPEELLQAPEVDVVFRGDVEESCVPYVLALAQGHCPENIPGLAGRNKDSQIFINEPAYIHSFEHIPFPDYSLINRKKYQEGFMHGTFATLQISRGCPFTCAYCTSPQDQRYVTRSEEQVVQELQELADLGVKVLRFLDDTFTVNRQRVIRICKGIIDK
- a CDS encoding radical SAM protein — protein: MRKAGCVRVIVGVESYSKHVLENYGKGVDPQSINKQLQLIRDAGIESFGFIIVGGPFESEADFKVTKRGVLASSLDMIAVSSIAIYGGSVMAERFRDEIEFQLIPYVSRWRDPAIEKTALARERSLYRAFYCRPFTALKLLRTMLLHPWMSLKLSLRFLHFQFLSLRSRERPDLF
- a CDS encoding DUF1080 domain-containing protein, with amino-acid sequence MMKRLLIIMAVITALCAINTYAQDWQSLTPENSLDGWRVLSGDWRITDEGVIVGKAAKDVNAWLFYEKTMFADCEVSFEFRTPVPTNGGIQLRSHWLPRMPLEDGESIEDAPRQMHGYQVNVETRKRLATGIIMEENGRGYLAEPSEEAAKALKQRDWNTVRVIARGTKIEVYLQDIFACSIEDEAFINGYLALQLNPYESTEEYTEIEYRNIRVKDFGREGNWRALFDGTSLNGWKEWGEEDWSVNEGVIWGKSGPKQSEGYLATEEIFKDFRVRGRFRIMGDGNYGLFYHSTITLRDDGYPVIAGLQGEVEPSFPGSSGWVYESYKRGWLVKPDHNTMESTALRVGEWNEIELRSDGNKITTWVNGIRVLDYTDTDQQLFEGSFALQLHTGGADGIGWNALYVRD
- a CDS encoding glycosyltransferase family 4 protein; its protein translation is MKILHLVPGSGGTFYCQNCLRDHLLIRSLRQHGHDVVLVPLYLPMYGGATAADTDVPLFFGGISVFVREKVPFLRRMPDWLDRLLNLPVLLRQAAAREGTTNAAGLGSMTLSMLEGRQGNQKQEFDRFLQWLSTQPKPDLIHISNALLLGFVPALREALNCPIVCSLQDEEPWVNTMNAPYDKLCWEAMARHGREVTHFVSTSHWYGERMIKQMDLRPEQHRVIYPGIDLPSEKPTFQSAEPPLVGYLSRLNPSQGFEEVVQAFIGLKQEEELASLRLRATGGATPADLSFMENMERRLSDAGFLGDTEITWDFQSAPDAAFFQGLSVMTAPVRGGEAFGMHIIEALSRAIPVVQPHVSAYPEIVEASGGGLLYDPEEAGAFEDALREVLTNPARSKEMGEAGYAYACEAFSVERMARDTIALYEEAYDASA